In Salmo trutta chromosome 37, fSalTru1.1, whole genome shotgun sequence, the following proteins share a genomic window:
- the LOC115176418 gene encoding pollen-specific leucine-rich repeat extensin-like protein 1 isoform X2, whose amino-acid sequence MMKTQGVLVGVSLLTSVALLGLINVRRKEEVKEQKHVSFETIKLRVTRDVLGEYQHEVIRAHNLLDKTKAQVDTLGSELPPLQAAEAKKKSELEACQGEKKHVADEVGAVEAENSNSKTEFEKQKAAWVAEVTSLKQQVEQHSEVCVFVKKDSVEGRKLCGDEPPKQEAAPKPDAPKPEESKPDAPKPDSPKEAPKQEAAPKPEEPKPEAPKMR is encoded by the exons ATGATGAAGACGCAGGGTGTGTTGGTGGGGGTGTCTCTGCTGACTAGCGTAGCTCTACTGGGACTGATAAACGTGCGGCGGAAAGAAGAGGTGAAGGAGCAGAAACATGTATCGTTCGAGACGATTAAACTGCGTGTGACCAGAGACGTACTGGGAGAGTACCAACACGAGGTAATCAGAGCCCACAACCTGCTGGACAAGACTAAGGCTCAGGTGGATACTCTGGGGTCAGAACTCCCCCCACTGCAGGCTGCAGAGGCCAAGAAGAAGAGTGAACTGGAGGCATGCCAGGGAGAAAAG AAACATGTCGCTGATGAGGTGGGGGCCGTTGAGGCAGAGAACAGTAACTCCAAAA CTGAGTTTGAGAAGCAAAAGGCTGCCTGGGTAGCAGAGGTGACGTCTCTCAAACAGCAGGTAGAGCAGCACAGCGAAGTGTGTGTCTTTGTGAAGAAGGACTCTGTAGAGGGAAG GAAACTGTGTGGGGATGAACCGCCTAAACAAGAGGCCGCTCCAAAACCAGATGCCCCCAAACCAGAAGAATCCAAACCAGATGCTCCCAAACCTGATTCTCCTAAAGAAGCCCCTAAACAAGAG GCTGCCCCCAAACCAGAAGAACCCAAACCTGAGGCCCCAAAGATGAGATGA
- the LOC115176418 gene encoding pollen-specific leucine-rich repeat extensin-like protein 1 isoform X1 has translation MMKTQGVLVGVSLLTSVALLGLINVRRKEEVKEQKHVSFETIKLRVTRDVLGEYQHEVIRAHNLLDKTKAQVDTLGSELPPLQAAEAKKKSELEACQGEKKHVADEVGAVEAENSNSKTEFEKQKAAWVAEVTSLKQQVEQHSEVCVFVKKDSVEGRKLCGDEPPKQEAAPKPDAPKPEESKPDAPKPDSPKEAPKQEAAPKPEEPKPDSPKEAPKQEPAPKPEEPKPDSPKEAPKQEAAPKPEEPKPEAPKMR, from the exons ATGATGAAGACGCAGGGTGTGTTGGTGGGGGTGTCTCTGCTGACTAGCGTAGCTCTACTGGGACTGATAAACGTGCGGCGGAAAGAAGAGGTGAAGGAGCAGAAACATGTATCGTTCGAGACGATTAAACTGCGTGTGACCAGAGACGTACTGGGAGAGTACCAACACGAGGTAATCAGAGCCCACAACCTGCTGGACAAGACTAAGGCTCAGGTGGATACTCTGGGGTCAGAACTCCCCCCACTGCAGGCTGCAGAGGCCAAGAAGAAGAGTGAACTGGAGGCATGCCAGGGAGAAAAG AAACATGTCGCTGATGAGGTGGGGGCCGTTGAGGCAGAGAACAGTAACTCCAAAA CTGAGTTTGAGAAGCAAAAGGCTGCCTGGGTAGCAGAGGTGACGTCTCTCAAACAGCAGGTAGAGCAGCACAGCGAAGTGTGTGTCTTTGTGAAGAAGGACTCTGTAGAGGGAAG GAAACTGTGTGGGGATGAACCGCCTAAACAAGAGGCCGCTCCAAAACCAGATGCCCCCAAACCAGAAGAATCCAAACCAGATGCTCCCAAACCTGATTCTCCTAAAGAAGCCCCTAAACAAGAGGCCGCCCCCAAACCAGAAGAACCCAAACCTGATTCTCCTAAAGAAGCCCCTAAACAAGAGCCTGCCCCCAAACCAGAAGAACCCAAACCTGATTCTCCTAAAGAAGCCCCTAAACAAGAGGCTGCCCCCAAACCAGAAGAACCCAAACCTGAGGCCCCAAAGATGAGATGA